The DNA region cattcgacgCCCCTGAACACCTGCTCGAACTTGTTactgttgtggggggggggtggagggggggtacaAGTGCGGCTAATGGAGCTCGGAGAGATGGCTTTGAACTGAGTGACGTGACGAAAGCACATTTAGCTTTTAAGTGGAACGAAGGAAGATATTCTTTTTATTCCATTGTCCATTATAGTCTCTTGTTCCTTTAATTCGACACGTGGCTTCGTCGAGGACTTTTGTTTTCGCGTCGCTTAATAGGCATTATAGAGCGTACTTTGCACACTTTAAATTGGATGCAAAGAATATGACGTGCTTAATATAGCATACTTTACATACTTTTTATTAGGTGTAAGGAATATAACGTGCTTAGTACGCTTAGTATAGCGTACTACGCAGACTTTGAATTAAGGAACCGTGCATGGGgctggggtaaggggtgggggatggggtgtcGCAGGTTGCACATCCCCCCGGAATCAGATAATATAGTCCCTTATTCTGTTTATTATATCAGTATGGTGATTTATTTCGTGTGTATTGTTCATATATTTTACCCCGCAGTTTCCCCGGTACCTTTTATGCCTTCCTTtgctatcggggccaagaatGTGGCTTGGGGGAATATCCGCggtataatttctatatataattagtagaggatgagaggaaaccatcgttaccactattgttataatcGACCATGCGAAAGTGTTATAAGTAGTTGcctggatgtatacacacaccttatTAAATCTATtaacatgaaaaatatatcaaaacacacaaaaaccatATACACAGTGGCAGTCATGAGTCCAAATAGAATCTATATAAATTCCATGTTAATCGTATGAATATTAGATTTTTGTATGCAGTGCTCTTGCATGAAACCACCGACAAGGTCCACTCTAGTACCACTGACAGTCACCAGATAGCGAGGCAGATGGCTTCAGCTTTTAAGACCAGCCAATTCAATTTTCAAGTCACACTCATCAATCATTGGTGTACAATGTTTTCATTCACCGTACATGTGAAAATCCAATGTATATGAACTCGCGCACGTacgcggacacacatacacacgcgcgaacacacacacacacacacacacacacacacacacatacattgtaacAGGCTGTAAGTGCTTTATATATAATGGTTATGTCTGGTTGGACAGTGATAATGGTTAAACGGGTTGACTCTTTATTTTCatagaagagtacaacacagtaaagggaacactGTAAAAGGCTATTTAGAGGCCCTTAAAACTTTGGTTATGCGGGATCGCGTGGTTCTGTCCTCCAGCCCTGAGAGGCTAGAGGCTAAGgggcgaccttgacacgacgagcgctgggGCACGAACTCTGtaaacccgggtcatccttggccataaatagcgagtgtccaccggaacgcggcgtgggaacgccagctgcaggaagcgttgggggagcgaggcgaggtcacttgTGATGGCAGCTTAATGACATACCATTAACACGATACATTTTCTTGAGTAAGCGCTGAGCGCgatgtcgcgtgtccggccagccggCCCCTCCAGGGGCTGGCTGACGTTAAAAATATGGAACCCACCTGTCTCCTGGTCTACTTCCTTACACAAATCGTGCCTGCGCGCATGCCATACACATTGAACGAAGAAAATTTACCATAAACAAATCTACAGgcagtgttgccattctagcgattttGAAAGTTTACACTTAGCGATTTTTTAAAAGTTCTTTTTGGCGGGAAAAGGAGGCGCTTTTTACTCGTGTCTTTTTTTGCACCGGTTTTGTGGAAATAATGTCCCATTGCATTGTTCATGCTATGATTGACAATCAATGTTCTGTTCAGTAaaaatgcatctatctatattgttttattatcttgttACCATCATTGCATTTTGCTTCTTTCAATAACCAATATATTTGGAATAACTAATACACATAATAGCTGatacattgttatatatttaatacatttataataacttatacatttaatatctaatacatttataataactTATACATTTAATAACTACTACATTTGATAGTTTAATTTAATAGATAATACATTTGTGATAACAAATAcatttaataatgaatatatctatcataACGAATACAGTTAATAAGTAATACATTCGTAATAAGAAATACGTTTGTAATAACTAAAGCATTAATAACTAATACTTTTGATAATTTCTTTTAATAGATAATACAGTTGTAATAACTCATACATTTGATAACTAAAACGTCTgataatttgatttcattggcaattcattaaatacatgaattatatGTGTTACTGCATGGTTCTTGCTCCCGACGTtacaagaagataaaaagatagatagataaatcgataaatagatagatagataaatcgataaatagatagatagatgtgttgatGGATGGGTGAATATGTAAGCACATAGATAAAAAGTTTCATAATTAGatggacggatatatatatatatatatatatatatatatatatatatatatacacatatatatatatatacacatatatatatatatatatatatatatatatatatatttgtgtgagtgtgtgtgtgtgtgtgtgtgtgtgtgtgtgtgtgtgtaattagttattggaattaattaattatcatttctgTAAATCAGTGTAAACGATAATTTCATTCGgaagttgttaatatcattattatcattgctactggaAGAAATTTGAGAAcagaattgaaaacaaaaaaacaaatcttttaaCTTGTTAACATGTAAGTACggacataatattttttttgggcAGTTCCAACTTTGGCAAAGTAGATCcttgctgtgtgtgtgcttgtatatgtatatgtgtatatataaatatgatatgtatatgtgtgtgtgtgtgtgtgtgtgtgtgtgtgtgtgtgtgtgtgtgtgtgtctgtgtgtgtgtgtgtgtgtgtgtatgcaagtatgtaagtaagtatatatacacattcatacatgtaagTAGAAATGTAAGCACTGTACGTCATCGATATTCAATAAGAGCGACATGAAAATTAATCTGACTTGACCTGAAAGCAAACCAGAGCCTacccaacaaaaaagaaaaaaaaaaaaaaagaaaaaaaaatcacggcaTAAAGGCACTCGGCGACAATGGGATTAACATTGGGTTTATGTAAATTTAGCTTaatgaagacaaacagacatacacatacacgtgggTGTGTATCGTATGTTCAGTTTCTTAGTACGTAATTACACTACACTCttgtacagtatacatacatatctgcataggtctacatagatgcatatatatatatatatatatatatatatatatatatatatagagagagagagagagagagagagagagagagagagagagagagaggagagagagaaaagagagagagagtgagagagagagagagatgtatttgaccggtttcgattattatatcttcgtcggaaatacacGTGTTTCTGAAAATATAACCACACCCTTTCAACaacgatacacatacacaggtatgtTTTATTATAGATGTGCATTGAATTTAATGGCGGTGCAAACAACATAGTGCAAAGGAAATTAGGTGTTAAGGGGCTAATTGCGAATATGGTTCAGAGCAACGGCAAGTACGTGATTAGGGGTTATTAGGTTCTTTTTCCCATTAccgttggggggggggttatccctcaacaacccccccacctccctcccccccccaaaagggGGGGGTTTCCCGGGGGGCGGCCCCCACCGggggccttccccccccccttcctctttaccttcctttctctctctctctctctcttctctttctctctcttctctctctctctttctctccctctcttttctctttcctctcttctctttctcttcccttctttctcctcttcttcttcttctctctcttctctcttcactcttctctctcttcagttttcttcttctctctctctttctctctctctctctctttctctctcttttctctctctctcttctctcttcagtctctctccccttttttttcccctctttttctctctttctctcctctctctcctctctctctctcttctctctcttgttttttctttttctgtaaaaattaatttattttcgtCATTTTTCCCGGGACCTAAAAATTTTTTGTACCAAGATACGGTTTAAAAAGCCCGGAGGGTTCTTCATTGCTATTGGTTGACCATCATGCTAGATTTTCTGGGAAATTAATgatcccctcccccatttttcccAATTTTACTCCTTTGGCAAATCCCCAATGGGACCTGCTAGGAAGGGCCCTTCAGGTTAGAGTGGCATTTATTGTAACCCCCAGCCCCCCTGTAgtgtaaagaagaggagggaaaacccctttttcgttttttaaaaAAGTCTTTGGGGAATTGTCAGTCACAAAAAATAAAGGGCGGAAAGAAATATTTTTGTGATCCCAAAttttaggagagaagagaaaaaaaaaaagggggagagagagagaagagagagtgtaagagagacgcagcaggggaaaaaagagaaagacaatgagggtaaagagaatggggggagagaaaggagtgggaaaagagagtaagagagagatagagagaggaagaaaagagagagagaggggagagagagagagagagagagagagaggagagatgagagagaggaaaggggggagggagagaggagaagaggagagagagagaggagagattgagagagggaggagggagggagggagggaggggggagggagggagggggggaggagaggagagggagagagagaggggggagagaggtagggggagagagagagagaggagagaggaggagggggccgggggagagggggacagagagagagagaagagagagagagaggggggagagggagggagagagaggcagagagagagagagaggagataggggggggggagggagagagggagagtgagaaggagagagaggagagaagagggggaggggaggggagggaagagagagagaaaagagagagagaagaggagaggagggagagaagcagaggagagagagagccccagaggggagagggcgggggaggggggagtggagagcaaaagagagaaggagagaggggaaaggggaaaaagagagacacaaaagagagagagggagggagggggaggggaagagagagagacaaaggagggggggggaaagagacagagagagagagaggagggggggagaggggaaacagagagagagcgggagggagagggggacagagggagagggggggagggagggagagatgagagaaagggggtgagggagagaagatgggagaggggaggagagagagtgagagggaggggaggggaagcaggggggaaaaggtagagagaggggggggggaaggggagagagaagaggggagagagaggggggggaggggagaggggggaggggaaaagacagagaggagaagagagagagagagagatagagagagagagggaggggagagagagacagagagagagaaaagaggggggagagagagaggagaggggagagagagagagagagagcagagaggagagactaagagagagagagagagagagagagagagagagatagagaggatagagagagaagagagagtgagagagagagaggaggagagtgggggggggggagagagagacagagagagagagagaggggggagagggacagagagagaggacagaggagagaggggggaggggaggagggacagagagagagggggaggagaggagaggagagagagagagagagaggaggatgagaagagaggagagagagagagagagagagagagagagagagagagaagagagagagagagagagagaggaagggtaagagagacagagagagagagggagggagagagaggcagaaagagagagagggaaggagggagagacagagaaagggagagtgggaagtgaGGGGGGCGAAGAGATACGTCGGAGATCCTTCACGAGGAATGTATTAAatttaaacagaaagagagatggagggtgtaagagaatgagaataagagagagaaataatgagagagagaagagggggagaaaacgagagagatagagagagtaagagagagagagaatgacagacagagagaatgatagagacagagagaattagagaataagagagacaaagagaataaatgagatagagtgaataagagagagaaagagggggaggagagagaaagaggagaaggagagagaaagagacagacagagagaatgagagagagagagagagagaatgaaagagacagaacgaatgagagagagagagaaaatgaaagagactgggcgaatgagagagagagaatgaaagaaacagagcgaatgagagagagagaaagagaatgaaagagacagagggaatgagagagaaagagtcaggcagacacacacaaactggcGGACAAACATAGCGCAGGCAGTCCTTACACTTCAGCGCAATTTTGTGCATCATGTCCGTCGAAGTCTTTATCTTTCGTGGTGAAGGACATGCCGTTGTGGAATGCCATGCCGTCCCCGGCGGTCCCTGAGTAGCCTGCCACTGTGAGCCTGTACAAGTCGTCCCTGTCGCCCACAGAGAAGCTGCTATACTTGGCGAACCTGCTCTCGCCCTCGAAGTCTGCCAGGTCGACTCGCAGCTCGGTGGCTGCCTGGGCCGTGAGGGCGTGGATGGCGTCGAGGCCGAGCCAGTACTCGCCGTTCGACGCGTCCCCGAAGCCCTCGGCGTACTCCTCCCACGTGCGGTGGAAGTCTTCCCGTGGCAGGACGTCCCGGCGGCGCTGCACGAGCGTCCAGCCTCCGCCGTCGGTCTCCATGTCGCAGTAGGCCGTGAC from Penaeus chinensis breed Huanghai No. 1 chromosome 31, ASM1920278v2, whole genome shotgun sequence includes:
- the LOC125042145 gene encoding fibrinogen C domain-containing protein 1-like — translated: MGGRFLSLQSLDTNPGAALTLCQVEITEEKHLHSGYRASAAYVIRPFGCCSDRAVTAYCDMETDGGGWTLVQRRRDVLPREDFHRTWEEYAEGFGDASNGEYWLGLDAIHALTAQAATELRVDLADFEGESRFAKYSSFSVGDRDDLYRLTVAGYSGTAGDGMAFHNGMSFTTKDKDFDGHDAQNCAEVHDLCKEVDQETEFVPQRSSCQGRPLASSLSGLEDRTTRSRITKVLRASK